The following are from one region of the Cyclopterus lumpus isolate fCycLum1 chromosome 21, fCycLum1.pri, whole genome shotgun sequence genome:
- the cnot9 gene encoding CCR4-NOT transcription complex subunit 9, with protein MLATGAAVTNVTALAQVDREKIYQWINELSSPETRENALLELSKKRESVPDLAPMLWHSCGTIAALLQEIVNIYPSINPPTLTAHQSNRVCNALALLQCVASHPETRSAFLAAHIPLFLYPFLHTVSKTRPFEYLRLTSLGVIGALVKTDEQEVINFLLTTEIIPLCLRIMESGSELSKTVATFILQKILLDDTGLAYICQTYERFSHVAMILGKMVLQLSKEPSARLLKHVVRCYLRLSDNLRAREALRQCLPDQLKDSTFAQVLKDDTTTKRWLAQLVKNLQEGQVTDARGIPLAPPQ; from the exons ATGCTGGCGACGGGAGCA gctgTAACTAACGTCACAGCTCTGGCCCAGGTAGACCGGGAGAAGATCTACCAATGGATCAATGAATTGTCCAGTCCGGAGACCAGAGAAAATGCCTTGCTGGAGCTGAGCAAGAAACGCGAGTCTGTGCCAGACCTGGCGCCGATGCTCTGGCACTCCTGTGGCACCATTGCTGCCCTGTTGCAG GAAATCGTgaacatctatccatctataaaCCCACCTACGCTTACAGCTCACCAGTCTAACAGAGTGTGCAATGCCCTGGCACTGCTGCAGTGCGTTGCCTCACACCCAGAGACACG GTCGGCCTTTCTTGCTGCTCACATCCCTCTTTTCCTTTACCCCTTTCTGCACACTGTGAGCAAAACGCGTCCGTTTGAGTACCTTCGACTTACCAGCCTCGGAGTTATAG GTGCTCTGGTCAAAACGGACGAACAAGAAGTGATTAACTTCCTCCTCACCACTGAAATCATCCCGCTATGTCTCCGCATCATGGAATCAGGGAGTGAGCTCTCCAAGACG GTTGCTACTTTCATACTGCAGAAGATCTTGTTGGATGACACAGGTCTGGCCTATATATGTCAGACGTATGAACGCTTCTCCCACGTGGCCATGATCCTT ggCAAAATGGTGCTCCAGCTCTCTAAAGAACCGTCAGCTCGCCTGTTGAAGCATGTTGTCCGCTGCTACCTTCGCCTCTCAGACAATCTCAG gGCCAGAGAAGCCCTGCGTCAGTGTCTGCCAGACCAGCTGAAAGACAGCACCTTTGCCCAGGTGCTGAAGGACGACACCACCACCAAGCGCTGGCTGGCACAGCTGGTGAAGAACCTCCAGGAGGGCCAAGTCACCGACGCCAGAGGCATCCCACTGGCGCCGCCgcagtga
- the ybey gene encoding endoribonuclease YbeY, whose amino-acid sequence MGVVLRNLQKVVPLRRARLRKDVDTLRHILGIHKFDLGIVCVDNHRIQQINKIYRKKNVPTDVLSFPFYEDLRPGKLPCPLHRDEHNLGDIFLGVEFVMKQCKEDSLDLHGTLAVVTAHGICHLLGYRHETEEEWTEMLQKESYILSEYNRLTGRHLEPLMKRCSQER is encoded by the exons atgggagtAGTATTGCGGAATCTCCAGAAGGTGGTGCCTCTTCGCCGCGCCAGACTGCGCAAGGATGTGGACACGCTGAGGCACATACTGGGCATCCATAAATTTGACCTGGGCATCGTTTGCGTGGACAACCACAGAATTCAGCAAATTAATAAgatttacagaaagaaaaacgtGCCCACGGATGTCCTCTCGTTTCCATTTTACGAG gaCCTGAGGCCCGGCAAGCTGCCTTGCCCCCTTCATAGAGATGAGCACAACCTTGGGGACATTTTCCTGGGGGTCGAGTTTGTGATGAAGCAGTGCAAAGAGGACTCTCTGGATCTGCACGGGACCCTCGCT GTTGTCACTGCGCATGGCATCTGTCACCTGTTGGGCTACAGACACGAGACGGAGGAAGAATGGACCGAG ATGCTGCAGAAGGAAAGCTACATTCTTAGTGAGTACAACAGACTCACAGGGAGACATCTGGAGCCACTGATGAAGAGATGCAGTCAGGAGAGGTGA
- the usp37 gene encoding ubiquitin carboxyl-terminal hydrolase 37: MTTIVPKLSSGGAVKIRISSLDLGTTRWKEGTFEILEKENKVSLCIRFNCGGASKTFQLNQNLKIVHQNLSRIMLTLKDNNVIILDKIPPTLLQKTKEYLEKLKLGKPILKSSHGSANFSVLGNRSAKNETNPSGERQTTPRRQSAEGRDDTTPRKPLGSPSRAASTPTRTGLSENRSEKRKRHLTSESDMAEDYPKENDSSSNNKATSDPSRKFLQSCKDKLKQAEENRSSAPLGSTPLQPTSFYGSRSVTKDYSQSHSFLDRPSSTAQTPTAKRSLILPNHSTPFKKVRTSLDYGGWNKQRPSTLAQPQPPLQGFSNLGNTCYMNAILQSLFSLPSFSSDMLRQSIPWKKLPINALLRRFAHLMVKKDVGCPETKKDLLRKVKSAISSTAERFSGNMQNDAHEFLSQCLDQLKDDVEKMNKSWTNEAAASPSSSVGCENGQEATSSAAKAEPGEEADTSRIYTCPVAVNMEFEVQHTITCKGCGEVVTKREQFNDLSIDLPRRKKTLPLRSIQDSLDLFFRMEEIEYSCEKCNGKSATVMHKFSKLPRVLILHLKRYSFNAQLSMNSKLGQQVVIPRHLTLLSHCAEATRPPLSLGWSSQTAMSRTLKTSQLVNSSTAPLRRIGGKVSNSSCSSILLDSDCEEENRKVIASRKRRLSSCLPDDDDRPEERGAAVDSADFGGINDDEMLAAVLEMSRQEAGLSAPPLLEDEPTSSPDTGFGDSDAHDLAYHTDLLETDSKQPSDVLDSLDLTMDENKENQTPESVQQQQGELDWVQQYSLDQEREEQELQQALAQSLQEHEAQELREDDDLKRATELSLQEFNNSLPELLCSDDDSGNEDVLDMEYTDAEAENLKRNAESGDLANSFRLISVVSHIGNSSSSGHYISDVYDMKKQSWLTYNDLDVSRTQEAAVQRDRDCSGYIFFYMHKDVFEQLSEMERSGVGTTPEAGRNVLQPL; this comes from the exons ATGACAACCATCGTGCCCAAACTCTCCAGCGGTGGCGCTGTAAAGATCCGCATCTCCAGCCTGGACCTGGGCACCACCAGATGGAAAGAGGGAACTTTTGAGATcctggagaaggagaacaaagTCAGCCTCTGTATAAGATTCAACTGCGGCGGCGCTTCCAAAACCTTCCAG CTGAACCAGAACTTGAAGATTGTGCACCAGAATTTGAGTCGAATCATGCTGACTTTGAAGGACAACAACGTTATCATCCTTGACAAGATACCGCCAACTTTGCTTCAGAAGACTAAAGAATACCTGGAAAAGCTGAAGCTGGGAAAGCCAA TTTTAAAATCATCCCACGGAAGTGCAAACTTCAGCGTGCTGGGGAACCGCTCTGCAAAGAATGAGACCAATCCGTCaggggagagacag ACAACGCCGAGGCGGCAGAGTGCAGAAGGCAGAGACGACACGACACCCCGAAAGCCCCTGGGCAGCCCGAGCAGAGCCGCCTCCACTCCCACTCGCACCGGACTCTCCGAGAACAG GAgcgagaagagaaagagacaccTCACCTCGGAAAGTGACATGGCTGAGGACTACCCCAAGGAAAACGACTCGTCCAG CAACAACAAGGCCACTTCGGATCCATCCAGGAAGTTTCTACAGAGCTGCAAAGACAAGCTGAAGCAGGCAGAAGAGAACAGGAGCTCCG CGCCGCTGGGTTCAACTCCCCTTCAGCCGACGTCGTTCTACGGGAGCCGATCGGTGACGAAGGACTACAGCCAGAGCCACTCTTTCTTGGACAG GCCATCCAGTACAGCTCAGACGCCGACGGCCAAGAGGAGCCTCATCCTGCCCAATCACTCCACTCCCTTCAAGAAGGTGCGCACCTCTCTGGACTACGGTGGCTGGAACAAGCAGCGGCCCTCCACGCTGGCCCAGCCCCAGCCCCCGCTTCAAGG ATTTTCCAACCTGGGCAACACGTGCTACATGAACGCCATCCTGCAGTCCCTCTTCAGCCTCCCGTCCTTCTCCAGTGACATGCTGAGGCAGAGCATCCCGTGGAAGAAGCTGCCCATCAACGCATTGCTGAG ACGTTTCGCTCACCTCATGGTCAAGAAGGACGTGGGCTGTCCAGAGACGAAGAAGGACCTCCTGAGGAAAGTGAAGAGCGCCATCTCCTCCACAGCTGAGCGCTTCTCTGGAAACATGCAGAAC GATGCTCACGAGTTCCTGAGCCAGTGTTTGGACCAGTTGAAGGACGACGTGGAGAAAATGAACAAGAGCTGGACCAACGAAGCTGCGGCGTCGCCGTCGTCCTCCGTGGGGTGTGAGAACGGCCAGGAGGCGACGTCATCGGCGGCCAAGGCCGAGCCCGGCGAAGAGGCGGACACCTCCCGCATCTACACCTGCCCCGTGGCCGTCAACATGGAGTTTGAGGTGCAGCACACCATCACCTGCAAAGG GTGTGGCGAGGTCGTGACCAAGCGAGAGCAGTTCAATGACTTGTCCATCGACCTACCGCGGCGGAAGAAAACCCTCCCGCTTCGCTCTATTCAGGATTCTCTGGATCTCTTTTTCAGG ATGGAGGAAATTGAATACTCGTGTGAAAAGTGCAACGGGAAATCAGCGACTGTTATGCACAAATTCAGCAAACTGCCCAG GGTGCTCATCCTCCACCTGAAACGCTACAGCTTTAACGCTCAGCTGTCCATGAACAGCAAGCTGGGCCAGCAGGTGGTGATTCCCCGGCACCTGACCCTGCTGTCCCACTGCGCTGAAGCCACGCGGCCGCCCTTAAGTCTCGGCTGGAGTTCCCAAACTGCCAT GTCAAGAACACTCAAAACGTCTCAATTGGTCAACTCCTCCACGGCACCTCTTCG AAGGATTGGAGGGAAAGTGTCCAactccagctgcagctccatTCTCCTGGACTCCGACTGTGAAGAAGAGAACAGAAAGGTGATTGCGAGTCGCAAGCGGCGCCTCAGCAGCTGTCTGCCCGACGACGACGACCGACCGGAGGAG AGAGGAGCGGCTGTGGACTCGGCGGACTTCGGCGGCATAAACGACGACGAGATGCTGGCGGCCGTGCTGGAGATGAGTCGCCAAGAGGCCGGGCTCTCGGCTCCACCCCTCCTGGAGGACGAGCCGACCAGCAGCCCGGACACGGGCTTTGGAGACTCGGACGCCCACGACCTGGCCTATCATACAGATCTGCTGGAGACGGACAGCAAACAGCCTTCAG ATGTGCTGGATTCCTTGGACTTGACCATGGacgagaacaaggagaaccagaCCCCGGAGagcgtgcagcagcagcaaggtgAACTGGACTGGGTCCAGCAGTACAGTCTGGACCAGGAGAGGGAAGAACAGGAGCTGCAACAGGCTCTGGCTCAGAGCCTCCAGGAGCAC GAGGCCCAGGAGTTGAGAGAGGACGATGACCTGAAGAGGGCCACTGAGCTCAGTTTGCAAG AATTTAACAACTCTCTGCCCGAGCTGCTGTGCTCGGACGATGATTCTGGCAACGAGGACGTGCTGGACATGGAGTACACGGACGCGGAGGCCGAGAACCTGAAGAGGAACGCCGAG AGCGGAGACTTGGCCAACTCTTTTCGACTCATCAGCGTCGTCAGTCACATCGGGAACAGCTCCTCTTCTG GCCATTACATCAGCGACGTGTACGACATGAAGAAGCAGTCGTGGCTGACCTACAACGACCTGGACGTGTCGCGCACGCAGGAAGCCGCCGTACAGCGAGACCGTGACTGCAGTGGATACATCTTCTTCTACATGCACAA GGATGTGTTTGAGCAGCTGTCTGAAATGGAGAGATCTGGAGTCGGCACCACTCCGGAGGCCGGGAGGAACGTCCTGCAGCCCCTCTGA